Proteins encoded in a region of the Zunongwangia endophytica genome:
- a CDS encoding OsmC family protein, whose protein sequence is MKTHNYSINLNWTGNTGVGTKTYKDYEREYTVKSEGKALIKGSADPAFLGNSELYNPEELLLASIASCHMLWYLHLCASNKIIVTKYQDFTEGKMIENKDGSGKFTEVTLKPEITLADKNMLKKAESLHAQANKFCFIANSCNFPIHHQANYLF, encoded by the coding sequence ATGAAAACTCATAACTACTCTATTAACCTCAACTGGACTGGGAATACAGGCGTTGGCACCAAAACTTATAAAGACTACGAAAGAGAATATACCGTTAAATCTGAAGGAAAAGCTTTAATCAAGGGGTCTGCCGATCCTGCTTTTTTAGGCAATTCCGAATTATATAATCCTGAAGAACTTTTATTAGCTTCAATCGCATCCTGCCACATGCTTTGGTATTTACATCTTTGCGCCAGCAATAAGATTATTGTTACCAAATATCAAGATTTTACTGAAGGCAAAATGATCGAAAATAAAGATGGTAGTGGGAAGTTTACCGAAGTAACCCTAAAACCTGAAATTACCTTAGCCGATAAAAACATGCTGAAAAAAGCAGAAAGTTTGCACGCCCAGGCAAATAAGTTTTGTTTTATCGCAAATTCCTGTAACTTTCCTATTCATCATCAAGCGAATTATCTTTTTTAA
- a CDS encoding GyrI-like domain-containing protein: protein MKKLDPKITKTQGFSLVGIATEMSFAENKTAKLWQEFIPLKMANFGKKQVDLYSVEVYKDLSFFSNFDPKQTFMKWAAIRKEDIEKIPSEFTTLEVPEGKYAIFTYKGSSTEAPQSYQQIFQHWLPASGFQLDDRPHFAIMGEKYKNNDPTSEEEIWIPIQ, encoded by the coding sequence ATGAAAAAATTAGATCCAAAAATCACCAAAACCCAAGGCTTTTCTTTAGTAGGAATTGCTACAGAAATGTCTTTTGCTGAAAATAAAACCGCTAAGCTTTGGCAAGAATTTATTCCTTTAAAAATGGCGAATTTCGGTAAAAAACAGGTCGATTTATATTCCGTTGAAGTTTATAAAGATCTATCATTTTTTTCGAATTTCGATCCAAAACAAACTTTTATGAAATGGGCTGCAATTAGAAAGGAAGACATTGAAAAAATACCTTCAGAATTCACAACATTAGAAGTTCCTGAAGGAAAGTATGCTATTTTCACTTATAAAGGCAGCAGTACCGAAGCGCCACAGTCCTATCAGCAGATATTTCAGCATTGGTTGCCTGCTTCAGGATTTCAATTGGATGATCGTCCTCATTTTGCGATTATGGGCGAAAAATATAAAAATAACGATCCTACTTCCGAAGAAGAAATATGGATTCCGATTCAATAA
- a CDS encoding C1 family peptidase, which yields MKKLKLLLLAIPFTMISCYQDMDDNLERQEVIPDPIDDNQFITEDGEIFSTGLECTGTGNYSSDGDVLSVLVIPENLPEEFDLSEMLPPVGDQGQLGSCSSWAVSYYLKSFQEYLENDLPYSAATLRSPSFTYNQLTMGECGGTSIAATLDLVQEQGVCSLASFPYDDSDCAEQPNEAQIADALEAQISEFKSLSGENMTAEMKTLLTRQQPILIGAYLSSEFGKTDNFGLAAYREHVVNYGNGDCHAMLVVGYSDEYNAFKVVNSWGENWGSDGFVWIDYAAFENASDPSANFRVINNAYVAYNEIAEEEPEVIF from the coding sequence ATGAAGAAACTAAAACTTTTATTACTGGCGATTCCCTTTACTATGATTTCCTGTTACCAGGACATGGACGACAATTTAGAAAGGCAGGAGGTTATTCCAGATCCTATAGATGATAATCAATTTATTACTGAAGATGGCGAAATTTTCTCCACTGGTTTGGAATGTACAGGAACCGGGAATTACAGTAGCGACGGCGATGTACTGAGTGTTTTAGTAATTCCTGAAAACTTACCAGAAGAATTCGATCTTTCAGAAATGCTTCCGCCGGTAGGCGATCAGGGGCAGTTAGGCTCGTGTTCTTCCTGGGCTGTAAGTTATTATTTGAAATCTTTTCAGGAATATTTAGAAAACGACTTGCCGTATAGTGCTGCAACGCTGCGCAGTCCCTCTTTTACCTATAATCAACTCACAATGGGAGAATGTGGCGGTACCAGTATTGCAGCAACTTTAGATCTTGTACAAGAGCAGGGAGTTTGTTCTTTGGCTTCATTTCCTTACGACGATAGTGATTGCGCAGAGCAGCCGAATGAAGCACAAATCGCCGACGCTTTAGAAGCTCAAATTTCAGAATTTAAAAGTTTAAGTGGTGAAAATATGACTGCTGAAATGAAGACTTTACTCACCCGGCAGCAGCCGATCTTAATTGGCGCGTACCTTTCTTCAGAATTTGGAAAAACAGATAATTTTGGTCTTGCCGCTTATCGAGAACATGTGGTAAACTACGGAAATGGCGATTGCCACGCGATGCTGGTAGTGGGGTATTCAGATGAATATAACGCATTTAAAGTGGTAAATTCTTGGGGAGAAAACTGGGGTTCAGATGGTTTTGTTTGGATCGATTATGCCGCTTTCGAAAATGCTAGTGATCCTTCTGCGAATTTTAGAGTGATTAACAATGCGTATGTTGCTTACAATGAAATTGCTGAAGAAGAACCCGAGGTTATATTTTAA
- a CDS encoding DUF4174 domain-containing protein, with protein sequence MKKVLIVILSFMALGNMNAQDKSEHQWENRLVLILTDSKEDNDFKQQLGEFKDKDKDLEDRKIVVYQVTPKQYATGISDNPDWKEGDNFYEKFKKSEKSFEIILIGLDGGTKMRKEEFTPAEEIFEKIDIMPMRKAELN encoded by the coding sequence ATGAAAAAAGTTTTAATCGTAATACTAAGCTTTATGGCACTAGGAAATATGAATGCGCAGGATAAAAGTGAGCACCAATGGGAGAATAGATTAGTTTTAATACTAACCGATTCTAAGGAAGATAATGATTTTAAGCAACAATTAGGTGAGTTTAAAGACAAGGACAAAGATTTAGAAGATCGAAAGATTGTTGTCTATCAGGTGACTCCAAAACAATACGCTACCGGAATTAGCGATAACCCAGATTGGAAAGAAGGCGACAATTTTTATGAAAAGTTCAAGAAATCTGAGAAATCTTTTGAAATCATTTTAATTGGCCTGGATGGCGGAACCAAAATGAGAAAAGAAGAGTTTACTCCGGCTGAAGAAATATTCGAAAAAATTGACATTATGCCCATGAGAAAAGCCGAGTTGAACTAA
- a CDS encoding CBS domain-containing protein: protein MGIKSFQGKRAAPVKIESAPILVEDYMTSSLTTFKQEQSVAEVMEALLRNKISGAPVINDRNELVGIISDADCMKQISESRYFNMPIGDMKIENYMSTDVAVIDKNISIFDCAQRFYSNSYRRFPVVEHGKLIGMISRKDILCAALKLRAQNWHC, encoded by the coding sequence ATGGGTATTAAAAGTTTTCAGGGAAAACGTGCGGCTCCCGTTAAAATAGAAAGCGCACCAATTTTAGTAGAAGATTATATGACAAGTTCTTTAACCACTTTTAAGCAAGAGCAATCTGTAGCCGAGGTTATGGAAGCCTTACTTAGAAACAAAATTTCTGGCGCCCCAGTGATCAATGATCGTAATGAATTGGTCGGAATAATTTCTGATGCAGATTGTATGAAACAAATTTCAGAAAGCCGGTATTTTAATATGCCCATTGGCGATATGAAAATTGAAAATTACATGAGTACCGATGTTGCGGTAATCGATAAAAACATCAGCATTTTTGATTGTGCCCAAAGATTTTACAGCAATAGTTACCGGCGTTTTCCAGTAGTAGAACACGGTAAATTAATAGGGATGATTAGTAGAAAAGATATCCTTTGCGCTGCCTTAAAACTTAGAGCACAAAACTGGCATTGCTAA
- a CDS encoding M20/M25/M40 family metallo-hydrolase, with protein sequence MSKNLQALIALLLISFCCWLSYHSLKPSSIPEDVPENEFSVNRAFQHVEKIGESAHYLGSAAHSSVRNYIVNQLQNLGLEVQTQEDFVLNDAAVLSRPQNILTRIEGSGDGNALVLMTHYDSQPHSSHGASDAGSGVATILEGLRAFIAEGNTPKNNIIILFTDAEEIGLMGAELFIKEHPWAKDAKLALNFEARGSGGSSFMLLETNAGNAKLINAFKDAKVPFPTTNSLAYSVYKLLPNDTDLTVLREFGNLNGFNFAFIGDHYDYHTANDIPENLDIETLAHQGDYLMPLLRYFQDADLNQLNSNNDLLYFSLPFGQFVTYPFGWIIPMLILAFVLFFAVVGYGLFRKKLGIKAIFKGFAPYFLSLIIGGLLVFGLWKFCLYIYPEYSEMLHGFTYNGYSYITAAVLLSLTIVFFVYHKFYREETTASQFVAPLFFWIIICTLMAFGLKGAAYFIIPAYFGILQLFLMINQKQPNLILNTVLSLPALFILFPFISMFPVALGLNMLSLAAILSILLFSLFLPVFGYFSKKDLLAVLFFLGFNGCMFYAHFTSGFTAEKPKPNSLVYLYDAEEENANWYSYDEMPDEWTAKYFGEDPVILNNAETRFSSKYNSGFTWRSKAPKIQIDEPGIMLQKIDSSDNEFQYSLKIAPNRDSKRMEIYTENITDFNEFEVNGRTPENVKLGEEEFNMFTRRWKNRLLSYYISSKDTLRMNFSIDKSKSAEFILYESSYDLLENEALNVPKRSEAMIPKPFILNDAVIYKKRIIVE encoded by the coding sequence ATGTCTAAAAATCTGCAAGCTTTAATTGCTTTACTCCTTATAAGTTTTTGTTGTTGGCTAAGTTATCATAGCCTGAAACCATCGAGCATTCCAGAGGATGTACCAGAAAACGAATTTTCTGTAAATCGAGCTTTTCAGCATGTAGAAAAAATAGGTGAATCTGCGCATTATTTGGGAAGTGCTGCACACAGTTCTGTAAGAAATTATATTGTAAATCAATTACAAAACTTAGGCTTAGAAGTACAAACGCAGGAAGATTTTGTTTTAAATGATGCCGCTGTGCTTAGCCGACCTCAAAATATTTTAACCCGAATTGAAGGTAGCGGTGACGGTAATGCTCTGGTTTTAATGACGCATTACGATAGCCAGCCACATTCTTCTCACGGTGCCAGCGATGCAGGTAGCGGAGTAGCTACAATTTTAGAAGGCTTACGTGCTTTTATTGCTGAAGGAAATACGCCTAAGAACAACATCATTATCTTATTTACTGATGCTGAAGAAATAGGACTAATGGGTGCCGAGCTGTTTATCAAAGAACACCCTTGGGCGAAAGATGCAAAACTTGCACTTAATTTTGAAGCGCGTGGCAGCGGCGGAAGTTCTTTTATGCTTTTGGAAACCAATGCCGGTAACGCAAAACTTATCAATGCGTTTAAGGATGCTAAAGTGCCATTTCCTACTACAAATTCGCTTGCTTATAGCGTTTACAAACTTTTACCTAACGATACAGATCTTACCGTTCTTAGAGAATTTGGAAACCTCAACGGATTCAATTTTGCGTTTATTGGTGATCACTACGATTACCATACCGCTAATGATATCCCAGAAAATCTGGACATCGAAACACTAGCGCATCAGGGCGATTATTTAATGCCTTTACTTCGATACTTTCAGGATGCAGATCTCAATCAGCTGAATTCAAATAATGATCTGCTTTATTTCAGTTTACCTTTTGGGCAATTTGTAACTTATCCATTTGGCTGGATTATCCCGATGCTAATTTTGGCTTTCGTATTATTTTTTGCCGTAGTGGGTTATGGTCTCTTCAGAAAAAAATTAGGTATAAAAGCCATATTCAAAGGTTTTGCCCCTTATTTTTTGAGTCTAATTATCGGCGGATTATTAGTATTCGGGTTATGGAAATTCTGTCTTTATATTTATCCCGAATATTCAGAAATGCTTCACGGTTTTACTTACAATGGGTATAGCTATATTACCGCAGCAGTATTGCTGAGCCTTACTATTGTGTTTTTCGTCTATCATAAATTTTATAGGGAAGAAACCACGGCTTCGCAATTTGTAGCACCGCTATTTTTCTGGATCATCATATGTACGCTAATGGCTTTCGGCTTAAAGGGCGCTGCTTATTTTATTATTCCGGCTTATTTTGGGATTCTGCAGTTGTTTTTAATGATCAATCAAAAACAACCAAATCTCATTTTAAATACCGTGCTAAGCTTACCAGCTTTATTTATACTATTTCCATTTATTTCAATGTTTCCAGTGGCTTTAGGATTGAACATGCTCTCTTTAGCTGCAATTTTAAGCATCTTATTGTTCAGCTTATTTTTACCGGTTTTTGGTTATTTCAGCAAAAAAGATTTATTGGCTGTTCTGTTCTTTTTAGGATTTAACGGATGCATGTTTTACGCGCATTTTACTTCTGGGTTTACTGCGGAAAAACCTAAACCTAATAGCCTGGTCTATTTATATGATGCTGAAGAAGAAAATGCAAATTGGTATTCTTATGATGAAATGCCCGATGAATGGACCGCAAAGTATTTCGGGGAAGATCCGGTGATTTTAAATAATGCAGAAACGAGATTCAGCAGTAAGTACAACTCTGGTTTTACCTGGAGAAGTAAAGCACCAAAAATTCAAATAGACGAGCCGGGAATTATGCTTCAGAAAATTGATAGCTCTGATAACGAATTTCAATATTCGCTAAAAATTGCTCCCAATCGGGATAGTAAACGAATGGAGATTTATACTGAAAATATCACCGATTTTAACGAATTTGAAGTAAACGGACGAACTCCTGAAAATGTAAAACTTGGCGAAGAAGAATTTAATATGTTTACTCGCAGATGGAAAAACAGATTACTAAGCTATTATATTTCCAGCAAAGATACGCTACGAATGAATTTTAGTATAGATAAATCGAAATCTGCAGAATTCATTTTATACGAATCTAGCTATGATCTTTTGGAAAATGAAGCGCTAAATGTACCAAAACGTTCTGAAGCTATGATCCCGAAACCTTTTATACTAAACGACGCAGTAATTTATAAGAAGAGAATTATTGTGGAGTAG
- a CDS encoding NAD(P)H-binding protein yields MQISILGCGWLGLPLAKKLVEDGYSLKGSTTTQVKMKKLADTGITPYHLELYESGVQGDIQSFLSGSDILLIDIPPGLRKNPEINFTSKITNIISQIEYSGVKKVIFISSTSVFEDQEDFPEYTEESKTNGTSKAAKQLIDCEHALQNNPNFSTSVIRFGGLISQDRHPVTMLSGRSGIKNGDAPANLIQREDCIALISKIIENDEFGMLFNAAYPEHPKKAEYYTKEAKSRNIKAPEYDQNQVSKGKIISSVNLDKIGFEFECEI; encoded by the coding sequence ATGCAAATTTCAATATTAGGATGTGGTTGGTTAGGCCTTCCACTAGCAAAAAAACTGGTAGAAGATGGCTATTCTTTAAAAGGATCAACTACTACACAGGTGAAAATGAAAAAATTAGCAGATACGGGGATTACACCTTATCATCTAGAACTTTATGAAAGTGGCGTGCAGGGCGATATTCAATCTTTTTTATCAGGTTCTGATATTCTACTTATTGATATCCCACCCGGACTGCGTAAAAATCCAGAAATTAATTTTACTTCGAAAATCACTAATATCATTTCCCAAATTGAATATTCTGGAGTTAAAAAAGTGATTTTTATAAGTTCTACGAGTGTTTTTGAAGACCAGGAAGATTTCCCTGAATATACTGAAGAATCTAAAACTAATGGAACTTCTAAAGCTGCGAAACAACTAATCGACTGCGAACATGCTTTACAAAATAATCCTAATTTTTCAACCAGTGTGATACGGTTTGGAGGATTAATAAGTCAGGATCGCCACCCGGTCACCATGCTTTCTGGAAGAAGCGGAATTAAAAACGGTGATGCACCGGCAAATCTTATCCAGCGGGAAGATTGTATTGCTTTGATTTCGAAAATCATCGAAAATGATGAATTTGGAATGCTCTTTAATGCCGCCTACCCAGAACATCCTAAAAAAGCGGAATACTACACCAAAGAAGCAAAATCGAGAAATATAAAAGCTCCCGAATACGACCAAAATCAAGTTTCTAAGGGAAAGATAATTTCTTCGGTAAACTTAGATAAAATTGGTTTTGAATTTGAATGTGAGATATGA
- a CDS encoding RidA family protein translates to MEKRIINPWKWQDARNYVQATEVKNLASTLYVSGQTAIDANGVSSKEDMRSQMSQALDNLEKVIQEADYKCEDIVRLNIYTTSSEELFNNFDVFQNWIIKHGIKQTSTVLEVKVLFETLKVEFEATVVK, encoded by the coding sequence ATGGAAAAACGTATTATTAATCCTTGGAAATGGCAGGATGCCCGAAATTATGTACAGGCAACAGAAGTAAAGAATTTAGCGAGTACACTTTACGTTTCAGGACAAACTGCTATAGACGCCAATGGTGTTTCGAGTAAAGAAGATATGAGAAGTCAGATGAGTCAGGCTTTAGACAATTTGGAAAAAGTTATTCAGGAAGCTGACTATAAATGCGAAGACATCGTTCGATTAAATATTTACACGACTTCATCAGAAGAATTGTTCAATAATTTTGATGTTTTTCAGAATTGGATTATTAAACATGGTATCAAGCAAACATCAACGGTGCTTGAGGTGAAAGTGCTTTTTGAAACTTTAAAAGTTGAATTTGAAGCTACTGTAGTTAAATAA
- a CDS encoding Crp/Fnr family transcriptional regulator, whose translation MKEKLRRHIEKNVSLSDEETRLIMSYFAFEDYKKKDILIQQGSYVNDCYYIASGLLKLVYNNENGKEQIVSFAMEDWWESDFSAYFKTSQARMSLQCIEDTTVFALSLKNYQKLIVKFPKMACFFLEKSNSGHTAAQNRIISLLTLDAQQKYQQLLEQNPSIFQRVPKTLLASYLGVSRETLSRLQH comes from the coding sequence ATGAAAGAAAAACTAAGAAGACATATTGAAAAAAATGTTTCGCTTAGCGATGAAGAAACCAGGCTAATAATGTCGTATTTCGCATTTGAAGATTATAAAAAGAAAGATATTCTTATTCAGCAAGGATCGTATGTTAACGACTGCTATTATATCGCTTCGGGGCTTTTAAAATTAGTCTACAATAACGAAAATGGAAAAGAACAAATTGTCTCTTTTGCTATGGAAGATTGGTGGGAAAGTGATTTTTCAGCATATTTTAAAACTTCTCAAGCTAGGATGTCGTTGCAATGCATAGAAGACACTACTGTATTTGCACTCAGCTTAAAAAACTATCAGAAGCTAATCGTTAAATTCCCCAAAATGGCTTGTTTTTTCCTTGAAAAATCAAATTCGGGACATACTGCTGCACAAAATAGAATTATCTCACTTCTTACATTAGACGCTCAGCAAAAATATCAGCAATTATTGGAACAGAATCCATCCATATTTCAGCGTGTTCCTAAAACCCTTTTAGCTTCTTATTTAGGCGTTTCCAGAGAAACCTTAAGTAGACTTCAGCATTAA